The window TCGAACCACACAAGCAAAGGGACTATTTGTTTCGACCTTACCGTTTGAACATCATCTCCATGTCCTTAATCTGCTTGCGGGAGAACTCCTTGAACTCGGTGTAGGGGTTGAAGATACGGGTTAACCGAGGCGCAGCGTTGCCTTCGTTGATGTCCTGCCTGCGTATCAGTTTGGCCGACAGCTCGGAGGACGACTCGCCGCAGGCTGCCTCGGCCTCCTGCGGGTTAGGTCGGGCCAGGCTCTGTTCGGGCTCCGGCCTCGGTTCATCCTCCCACGTAGCGACTAGCCGCGACTGCAGCTTCCGAGCCAGCTCTTCAGACGCCATGCTGAGAATGCCAGGCTGCTCACTGatgctttgagagagagaggagcctGACAGCCGTTTCAACTACTACTGTCTAAGAGCCTGTGGCCAGCTAATAAGAGGGGACAGAGCTTCCGGTCGCACCATTTCAAAATAAGACGGTCATCTCTAGTGCTGTTCAATGAGGGTTTCAAGGGTACGTCCCAAGTCCCTTAAAATCACTGCTAACCACCTTATCTAGCCACCTTATctaactgtttagtccctcccacttaggaaaacGTGCaaggagttaggagtgaggagcgaggattgctgattaagagacatgagacggccttactctgaagcgtcatGTAAAGCGACGTCCTATTTTGATGACGGCGGCCCCACCTGTGACtttggtcacacacttttgcatgtattaccattgttattgagtcattCGCCAAAGTTTGTCGCAATTagaacggtctgtagccctgccactgtgactgtgatgagcatcattaggggccgggcagcctaagctaccaggaccctattgttatcctgcatgttcttcttcttcttcttcttcttcttcttcttcttcttcttcttcttccgaggaaatcctacttcccatgcgcgaaaaatcaccaaactttgcacaaaggtcaaGTCCCGTGCCAGATTGCcacagctgcaaaaacaggccaacagtcctgatggtggcgctacagcaagcctctaaagttcaaaattttgaaaattcacaacaaatcaaccatatgtgctacaaatttgcaactttcaccaaaatgtagccccaatactgaagaaacttttgtacatttaaacctattgcaaattatgaagtccatcactcttttttttccaaaaactgtaaaacctattaaacctatctcctcccacaatttttgctcaattgacacagatgctacagagcatcttcagactgtcctacacaaacgatccacacagatttttgatttatccaaaactgagcctacagtgcatcaaaatgttggactgtaaacggtattgtaaacatatatttgcaaattcttgctaaatacattttcaatgttcattaaaaaaaaaaaagacaaaattttggagtcatggtagatgatgtttggaaaatatcagaattttatctcaaaaactgaattttttataccattttgaatttcgctctcatgcgaacaattggagtcagaaatgtcaaaaatggcatttttaaacatcagtttttcacttatggagccaataaatcataaataaattaccaacatctccatgctgtctagatgcaatttgtgtattttcggaTTCTTGTCtttataactgaatttttgacagccgtttgaCAGCCGTTTGACAGCACCATCCCGGAAACGTCCCGGACAAGAACAtataaaataaaccaaataaatGCAATTAAATTACAACTAACTAACCCTGGCCCACACAAATAGGGAAAAGCAGACTAGATTTGTTTAGCTTCAAGATGACAACCAACGCCCTCAGTCACAGTACAGTGGTCTACGTGACCTTCTGCCACTACTCCACCATTTGGTGACTGCTCTCACTGAGCTGTATTCCTCATGAAGAGGGTCATGCATTGAGATTTGCACGAGGCTGTTCAGAGTGTCATTGGCCAGGCGAGACCTCCAGTCCGACTTCACCCGTTTCATGCAGGAGAAACCACGCTCGCAGCAGGAGCTGCTCATGGGGAGGACAAGGCTGATCTCTGCTACCACCTGCATGTGCTGGAACTGGCCAGCTCTTCCGATGGCACCCTGGATCAGTCGCTGCCACAGCACCTGAGAGAATGGGTTGaaaagtcaatcaatcaatcaatcaattttatttataaagcccaatatcacaaatcacaatttgcctcacagggctttacagcatacgacatccctctgtccttaagaccctcacagcggataaggaaaaactccccaaaaaaacccctttaacagggaaaaaaaacggtagaaacctcaggaagagcaactgaggagggatccctcttccaggacggacagacgtgcaatagatgtcgtacagaacagatcagcataataaatgaaCAGTAATCCAGAGGGGTCTGTTCTTCTGGCATGTTTTTATACTGGGATTCTTTGTATGACCTAAGCACACTGTGCTGCAATCAACTTGTAGGAAATGTGCCATATAAGTACAATGTTGCTGTTAATGTGGAGGAAACCCTTGGAGGATCACTCACCTGGGAATCAAGATGCCTGTAGTGACAGGCAACCAGGATCTTGAGGTCAAGCCACTCTAGCCTTGCTGCATCCTCAGATTGAAAGTCCTTGCATGGCTCCAGGACGGGGCGGAAGTGCTCCATAATGACATTCAGTTCAGCGGTGCCAAATGTAGCCAGGGCGTTGGTGTCTTCTGGCCAGTTGGACAAGTCGAAGTGTGTGGAAATCGCTTTCAGAACGCCGGTCTCAAGACTCCTGAAACGCTCtgacacaaactcacagaaccTGTTGGTGAGGCGAAGCTTGATGTTGTTGAAGTTGTCATCATCGGTGCTAGTCCTGTTGATCTCAACACCTTGCCAGGTGGATCCAGTCCCAACTTCAGTCAGAAACCGCTGCAGCCTTGGGCCTGGGTTTGTCTGCattgaacatgaacaaacagttttaataatttCATCACCAAAAACCACAAATAAATCATACAACTCTGACTTTGAGCTGTTACGGTTTAagcaatgcaaaaacatttatgtgtgtgtaagggTGAATGGGTTTTCTGCCTAAATTTAACATGCAATATGTAAAATAAGGGAACATAGTTCCTCACCTGCATAGCTACAAAAACCATGCATGTTGTCTGCAGCCCATCCGAGACCATCTGGAGTGTGAGGCCGTCTTTCTGGAACAAGAGGCTGAGGTGCTTCAGTTCTTGAAGGATATCCAGCATGAGGTGGATAAAGAGGAGTGTGCTGTACTGCTTCAGAGACTTCAGTATAAGCTTTGTCCTCCCCTTCATGGCTGCACTCGCTTCCCTGTCATTGGGATCACTGGCGTGGTTCTCAAAGTGTACAAGTAGAGGCTTGTAGTTCCTCATGAGGGCCTCCAGGGCATGCGATGTGTGCGGTAGCTAGCGGGTACCTGCAATCAGACAGCAGAGATTAGACAATCAGTTTCACTTTGGTTTTaattcatcattattatcatcaacATTGTATATTTTCAATGTTAATTATTTGTAGTGCTCATAACATCTGCCTTAGACTATGGTTGAAAACTAGCCTCCCTGGCTGAACCGGCATATTTACAGTAATGTTCACTAATGTGCACTGTCTCTTTcaattaaaaatacaatataataaacatATCTTTATTATATTAATACCTTCAGTGTTCCCTGGCCTGAGAATGGAGACCTCCATCGCCTTGCTGATCTCTTCCAGCTCCCGTGACGCCTTAGAAGAGACTGTGTAATGTTTGTGGATGACACGTAGCAGCTCGTTCAGCACCCTTCAGCTGGGGAAGCACTTTCAAACAGTTGAGCGCAGTCAGCTCCAGCCGATGAGCGATGCACCATATCACCACTAGGGAGGGGCACAGGTGCTTTAGTCTGGCTGCGACTCCGTTGTTCAATCCCAGCATTACGGAAGCGCCATCACATCCAAAGCCTACAAGACGCAGCTTCAGGTCCTCCTCTTGAACCCCCACCTTGGTGATAaagtttgaattttaaaaagactTAGCATCATCACATTAGGTTATAATATGAATACAATAGAAGCATGCATTctttcattcatacattcaaaAGTAAACACAACTACCCACCACTTTCAGCCCTTTCAGAATGGCATCCAAAATGCCCTGGCTATGGGCGTGATTCAGGGTCACAATCTGGATAAGCCGGTTCACTAGTTTGCCATCCACGAGGTAGGTGCAGTAGATCATCTCCTGGTCCTTCACCGAACGGTCAACTGAGTCAGACATCACAGAGAAGAACCTGGCTGCTTGCAACTCCTCCTTGAGGTCCTCAATGAAGAGAGAATGAATAATACACtttctgtcaaatttaaagatgaTGGATGGTAACCTTTCacccactactactactatattATGCTATTAGATGGCACACCAAACACCAATCACTGTTGAGATCCGTGGACCCCGCCACCCCCCTCTCCTAAGAAGCTGCATCATCATAAGGTTTTTCCCGCTCATTTACCCCTCCCTTTTTGGAACCTTCTGTCAGCTAAgagaccgtgtgtgtgtgtgtgtgtgtgtgtgtgtgttgagatcCGTCAATATTATGCTATTAGATCTCACTCATCAGCCAAACACCAATCATTGTTGAGATCTGCAGACCCCGCCACCCCCCTCTCCGAAGAAGCTGCGTTGagcaaatgtgtttaaaaaagagTGAAAAGACTCGGGATTTTTATTcaagaaaaaacaataaactaggagaaaacaaacatggccaaGAGAGCATTGGATGCCTCCGAGAATGGTGCGGTGAATGAAAAAGAAACCCCGGGAAGAGGAGGGAAAATGATGTACAATGATGAGAGAAACGTCATCTGCGGCACCACTGTGACGAGTTTTTGTGAATCGTGGCCAGCTCCCCAGAAATGTGTCAGGCACATCGGACGCATTCAGATGCCTCCGGCCTCCGCTCTTATGCAGGAATGGAGTTTAGATGCCGGAGGTGCGTGGGGTTACAAGTTCAACTATAAAGCTAACGAAGTGTGTTTCTATCAGTTGGAGAaaggggaaacatttggatCTCTTGTGGCCCAAGCAACACTCACCTCAATAGACTGGAGTGTGTTAAATATGGTGGGATTGACTGATCTTAGAGCGCCCGAGACAAGAGACACGAGAGAAGCAAATTCCTCGCATGGCCTGAAAGAAAGCCTGCAGGgtacagagaagaagaaaattgTGGCCAGCACCGTGTGGGAGACAAAAAGCTCGGCTTCGGGCAGATGGTTCTATCGAGCCAGCCGTCAGGTGTCGCTGAAAGATGAACACCCGGACGAATTTGTTTTGGAGTATTTCAGTTCTGAATGCAGCGTATTCCAGGCGTCATTACGCATTCCTCTCACAGACTGGTTGGAAATGATGGAGGAAAATGCGGAAAATATTAAAGAACTCTTTGCCAGCAGTCGGAGCTCTAGAGACATTATGCTTGTGAAAAAAACGCTGTTTTAGGAgactcctccttttttttcaaaaacccctccctctctccctccctctctccctccctccgtaCCAATACGTTTAAAAAAGCTACGACTGGGACGGACTAGTTAAAAAACGACCGACGGACTCTGAAAAACATGTCTCTCCCGCCTTCAACAGCTCCTTCAACGCCAGAGGCCAACCTTATCAGGCTTTCACCAGCTCCTTCATCGCCAGAGGCAGGCCTTATCAGGCCTTCTTCGGCACCGCTGTCGCTGAGGCGTTGGGCCTCTCCTTCTCCGCCGCTGCAGCCCTCCCAGGGCTTTCCTCCTAGTCCTCCTCCATCGACTCCAACAACGCCTGATTCATCCAACAGCGATGGTTCTTCTTCTTTACGGCCCGCTCCCGCCGCAGCAGACGTGCGAACCGGACCTCCTTGTAGAGGAATGCACGATGAAACGGACTCGGTGCTGTCTGTGGCATTTCTGAATACGGCGAGAGCCGTAGTGAGTAAACTGCTGCTGTATGTTTTGGCCCGATACAGAAAGGAAATCTGTAACGGGTGTCAAATCAACCATCCGAGTCAGTGTCAGCACGAATGTCTGGAAGAGACGCCGGACTATTTTTACGAGGTACACCACTCCCAGCTGATGGAAAGACTTTGGGTCGGTTTATCCCTACCATCCAACAAGCTCTTAACGCTCGCCGTCTCTGCGTGTCCGAGTACCGGGTCCGGGGCGCTTGTGATTTCCTGCTGCATGACTTTAAGACGATGAGACGCATCGAACACTCAATCGCCAAGATTTACAATACGATGACCGAAGGGGACGAGGAAAAGATTGAAATTGTAGACCAAGCTCTGGAGTTTTGGCTTATAGAGTGAAAATGGGTCACTACTGGACTAAACTCGTAACGCGTGTAGAGAAACACGCGGTCATTTGTCATTTAATCCGTGTTTTGGATCaggttattaaaaacaaaatgactgtgaATCACGCAGGTTTGAACAGGGACGTTAACTTAACTCGATTGGAATGCGTGTTGGATATAGTTAGGTCCCAATCTGTACATACACCCTGGGATGTGTTGGTACGGTCCACATTGCAACTTGTAAAAGACAGTTCGGTGGCCGATGCATTCTACAAAATCATTAAAGAGATGAATACCTCAAACGTAAGCCATTTGGTTACTCTGTACGCTTTATTTGTAGACGCAGTGTGTTGTCTCGTACCTGCGGACACCTTGACCGAATTGAGAAGGTTGCATTATTATATTCGCATTATCAACGGGACCTCTGCCATGAATTTGCTCTCGTCTGCTTTAGCCTAATgctatgttgttgtttgtgaccGTGTATAGCTCATTTATCTTAAATGTTTGAATCATGTATATAGCTCATATATCTTATATGTTTTTGAATCATGTATACCTcgtatatttaaatgttttgaagcGTGTAAACCTCATATATCTTAAATGTTTGAAGCATGTATATCTTAAATGTTTGAATCATGTATACCTCGTATCTTAAATGTTTGAATCATATATCTTAAATGTTTGAATCATGTATACCTCATATATCTTAAATGTTTGAATCATGTATATACCTCGTATATCTTCAATGTGTGAATCATGTATATACCTGGTATATCTTAAATGTGTGAATCATGTATACCTCATATATCTTAAATGTGTGAAGCATGTATACCTCGTATATCTTAAATGTTTGAAGCATGTATATCTTAAATGTTGGAAGCATGTATACCTCGTATCTTAAATGTTGGaattatgtacagtacaggccaaaagtttggacacaccttctcattcaatgcgttttctttatttccatgactatttacattgtagattctcactgaaggcatcaaaactatgaa is drawn from Epinephelus fuscoguttatus linkage group LG5, E.fuscoguttatus.final_Chr_v1 and contains these coding sequences:
- the efhd1 gene encoding EF-hand domain-containing protein D1 isoform X3; the protein is MASEELARKLQSRLVATWEDEPRPEPEQSLARPNPQEAEAACGESSSELSAKLIRRQDINEGNAAPRLTRIFNPYTEFKEFSRKQIKDMEMMFKRYDTGKDGFIDLMELKLMMEKLGAPQTHLGLKNMIKEVDEDFDGKLSFREMQALSLGSKFEAEIREEKEERKRQEVEKKQRQAAFKQLQSTFCS
- the LOC125889104 gene encoding zinc finger protein 862-like, coding for MRNYKPLLVHFENHASDPNDREASAAMKGRTKLILKSLKQYSTLLFIHLMLDILQELKHLSLLFQKDGLTLQMVSDGLQTTCMVFVAMQTNPGPRLQRFLTEVGTGSTWQGVEINRTSTDDDNFNNIKLRLTNRFCEFVSERFRSLETGVLKAISTHFDLSNWPEDTNALATFGTAELNVIMEHFRPVLEPCKDFQSEDAARLEWLDLKILVACHYRHLDSQVLWQRLIQGAIGRAGQFQHMQVVAEISLVLPMSSSCCERGFSCMKRVKSDWRSRLANDTLNSLVQISMHDPLHEEYSSVRAVTKWWSSGRRSRRPLYCD